The following coding sequences lie in one Sulfuricurvum sp. genomic window:
- a CDS encoding aminopeptidase P N-terminal domain-containing protein, whose product MRIESAMTSKIWHNTAMNEKHFLNRRIKLLERMEDGVAIVTAAMPAVRSNDTEHPYRQNSDFYYLTGFNESNSLLILIKTQSETKTILYVEAFDEQYALWNGARHGIEKAKERFNVDEVRNIKDYPDEIKDLLREHVNLYIDLFDDSEALSEAKLAARLLRETRGVKRHIRSFRDVTHLIRSMRLLKTPEEIETIRRAVALTSDAHHTAMKRSHAGMKEYQLQAEMTYVFVNGGGHTEAYGTIVAGGNNANTLHYVDNSDELRDGELVLIDAACEVELYASDITRTFPVNGTFSDAQREVYNAVLEVQLRVIDAIAPGVKRDWLQTYSEELLCDALITLGVLSGERSALMEAKEHKKYSPHGIGHWMGLDVHDPCPYVDEAGEALVFEAGMVMTIEPGLYFRADDESVPERYRGIGIRIEDNILVTEEGYENLSSMIAKSIEEIESACRS is encoded by the coding sequence TTGCGGATCGAGTCCGCAATGACGAGTAAAATATGGCACAATACCGCCATGAATGAAAAACACTTTTTAAATCGCCGCATTAAACTCCTCGAGCGTATGGAGGACGGAGTTGCAATCGTAACCGCAGCGATGCCTGCGGTACGATCGAACGATACCGAACACCCCTACCGGCAAAACAGCGATTTTTACTATCTTACCGGTTTTAATGAAAGTAATTCGCTACTGATTTTGATCAAAACCCAGAGTGAGACGAAAACGATACTGTACGTGGAAGCGTTTGATGAGCAATATGCGCTTTGGAACGGTGCACGGCACGGTATTGAGAAAGCCAAAGAACGTTTTAATGTCGACGAAGTCCGTAATATTAAAGATTACCCGGATGAAATAAAAGATCTTTTGCGTGAGCATGTGAACCTTTACATTGATCTTTTTGACGATTCGGAAGCGTTGAGTGAAGCCAAATTGGCGGCCAGACTGCTGCGTGAAACGCGCGGCGTCAAACGCCATATCCGATCTTTTCGCGATGTTACCCACCTGATCCGCTCCATGCGTCTTCTTAAAACACCTGAAGAGATCGAGACGATCCGCCGAGCCGTCGCATTGACCTCGGATGCCCATCATACCGCGATGAAGCGCTCACATGCTGGGATGAAGGAATATCAGCTGCAGGCGGAAATGACGTATGTTTTCGTCAACGGAGGCGGACATACCGAAGCTTACGGGACGATTGTCGCAGGGGGGAATAATGCCAATACTCTGCACTATGTCGACAATAGCGATGAACTCCGAGACGGGGAACTGGTATTGATTGATGCGGCGTGCGAGGTAGAACTTTATGCCAGCGACATCACCCGTACTTTCCCTGTAAACGGGACCTTCAGCGATGCGCAGCGTGAGGTTTACAACGCAGTATTAGAGGTACAGCTTCGTGTGATTGATGCGATAGCTCCGGGTGTTAAACGGGACTGGCTCCAAACCTATAGCGAAGAACTGCTGTGCGATGCATTGATCACTTTGGGCGTATTGAGCGGTGAACGAAGTGCTCTGATGGAGGCAAAAGAGCATAAAAAATATTCTCCGCACGGTATCGGACACTGGATGGGACTGGACGTCCATGATCCGTGTCCGTATGTCGATGAAGCGGGGGAAGCATTGGTTTTTGAAGCGGGGATGGTGATGACGATTGAGCCGGGGCTCTATTTCCGCGCCGATGATGAGAGTGTCCCGGAACGCTACCGAGGTATCGGTATCCGCATCGAGGATAACATTCTCGTCACTGAAGAGGGATATGAGAATCTTTCCTCTATGATTGCGAAGAGTATAGAAGAGATTGAATCCGCCTGTCGGAGTTAA
- a CDS encoding chemotaxis protein CheW: protein MSEKLQQIINKQHKALSGDDTKIDEVIQLVGFIVGDEEFSVPILSIQEIIKPISWTRVPQTPAYILGVFNLRGSVIPLIDLRSRFGLETMKHTEETRFIVMKNGDDVAGFVIDRLTEAIRLPKKDVGPAPDTISEEESMIDGVGKQADRIITILKVGKLLERNF from the coding sequence ATGAGTGAAAAACTTCAACAAATCATCAATAAACAGCATAAAGCCCTCTCCGGAGACGATACGAAAATCGATGAAGTAATCCAACTGGTCGGCTTCATCGTCGGTGACGAAGAGTTTTCGGTACCCATTTTGAGTATTCAAGAGATCATTAAGCCGATTTCCTGGACACGTGTTCCGCAAACGCCCGCTTATATTTTAGGGGTGTTCAATCTTCGCGGTTCCGTTATTCCGTTGATCGATTTACGTTCCCGTTTCGGTTTGGAGACGATGAAGCATACGGAAGAGACCCGTTTTATCGTTATGAAAAACGGTGACGATGTAGCCGGATTCGTCATCGATCGCCTTACCGAAGCAATACGTTTGCCGAAAAAAGATGTCGGTCCGGCACCGGATACGATTTCTGAAGAAGAGAGTATGATTGACGGCGTCGGTAAACAAGCCGACCGTATCATCACGATTCTCAAAGTCGGCAAACTACTGGAAAGAAATTTCTAG